ACACCCTCAATGAGGTGATTCTCAATGCCTACGATAACCCCGCCACCAGCCTCTGGGTCTATGGGTTTATGCCGGGGCTGCCGATGGATTTTATCAATGCTTTGATGCGATCGCCCTGGGGTTTTTTCCGCAACACCGACGAGCTCTATGGGGTGAAAGTGGCCGCTGAGGAGGTCAATTTCCTCGCCTGGCAGGTGACCCCGGAATTGTTTAATCGGCCCTGGGCCTTTACGGGTTTAAAGAAATTGGGTTTTACAGATCTAGACTTCCTGCAGGAGTTTATGGCGGCCCTCAATGAAGCCCTGATCGCCACGGACTATGACCTGGAAAAAACAGCGCTCCTCTGTCAACGGTGCCTTGGCGATCGCGAAGGCGTTTGTGAAGTCAAACCCTTAAAAATCATTGGCGAGACAGAGCACCAAGCATTTCTGGATCACTTAACAGTGGCGAAACTGAAAACCATCGCCATGGCCTTTATGGAAGATGGCCACGAAGTTTGTCGGGTGTCCCACCACGGCGATCGCGTCGATCCAGCCCAGGCCGCCTTTAATCTCTCACTCCGGGACTATCGCCGCGCCCACCCCTGGCTCCGGCACAATTTGCAGGAAGGCGATCGCTTTAATCGCCTCAGCAACGATGACCATACGATTTTCTACGGGTTGCGTACTGGCCCCCAGGCGGACGACCCTGAAGAAATAGTGATGATTGCCCACATGGAAGGAGAACCCACCACCATTACTCCTGGTGACTGGCTCCAGCTAGACCTGGCCCAATGGCGAGTGGCGATCGCCTCTCCCGGTTTAGAAATCGCTGACGGAAAGGCAGGCCTACGCAGCTTTGCCCTCCACCAGGGTCAGGGGGTAATCCTTGAACGGCTGCCGTCTGAATCCTAGGGCTTTGTTTCAGTGGGAATCTGTTGGCGATCGCCCGCCTCGAGCTGGCGGCGAATTTCAGCATGGACAGTTGCCGTAATCGGGTAAAAATAAGCCAGGATCAAACCCCCCAACAGCAGCACTGTACCAAAGGGGCCAATCACTAAACGGATCACCCAGAGGGCCGAATCTGGTTGCACAGCAGGCGGGCTACCGGGGACTCGCTCAATGTAACCTGCCCAACTGAGCGCCTGACCGACAATGTAGATCCCAAAGGCGATCCCCAACTTTTGTAGCATCACCATAAACGCATAAAAAATTCCTTCCCGGCGCTGCCCCGTGCGTAGCTCATCGAGTTCGATCACATCCGGTAACATCGACCAGGGGATCAAATAGGCCGTCGATACCCCTAAGCCCGCCATAAAGCCGAGGCAAAACAACAAGCCCACCTGACCCGGTTGCAGGAAAAAGAGTCCCGCCTGGGCCACAACCCAAAGCCCGATCCCCAGGGCATAAACGGTGCGTTTTCCCCAACGGCGACTGAGGCGACTCCAGATAAATAGCATCCCCAAAGCTGTGCCCTGCACCACCAAGGCGAATTGGGTAAAAACAAAATCCGAAAGCCCCATCCAACTGACCACAAAATATTGCATCACCACCGCCGTCAGTTGCGCCCCCAGCCAGGAGCAAAGATAAATCCCCATGACCAACAAAAAAGGGCGATTGCTAAAAATAATTTGCACCTGTTGCAACAGAGATAGGCGCGGTTGATAGCGCTGTTTGTGCTGCCGCCGATACTGTTCCATCAGTTGCACCCGCTGCCATGTGCCCCGCACAGACCAATACATCGTCCCCAAGGCGATCGCCGCCGTGATCACTGCTAAAACCAGATACCGTTGGGCAATATCTGGAACGAGGCGAAAAATCCCCTGGGCCAAAGCCAAGGCGAGAATACTACTGCCGATCGCAAAGGTAAACCGAAAACCATTCAGCTGGGTGCGCTCGTTGTAATCAAAGGTGAGCTCTGGGGTCAGGGCCACATAGGGCAAAAAAATCACCGTGTAGGCCGTGTTAAAAATCAACGCCAGGGTTGCATAGTAAAAAAATAGGCCATCCGTCCCCAAATTCGGAATCATCCACATTGCGACAAAACACAGAGCAAAGGGCACCACCCCAAAGATCATCCAAGGGAACCGCCGGCCCCAGCGGGAATCGGTGTGGTCACTGAGCCAGCCGACAATCGGGTCACTGATGGCGTCCATCACCTTACCCACCACCAGAATCAAGGCACTTTTATCAGCGGGCAAGCCGGCCACATCCGTAAAGAAAAACAGCACAAAAAAAACGAGGATGTTCCCCGTCATCGAAACGCCGACCGTGCCAGCACCATAGGCCATTTGTGTACTTGGGGTCAGGGCGGGCAACTGAAAGGAAGTGGGAGACTGGGGCGCGTCGGACATGGGTATCTGGGGGCAAAGAGTACTATTATCCCCGGTTCAGTCGCCGGCGGGGGAAGATTGCTCGGCGTCATCTTTGTGTCAACTGACCATAAAGCCAGCCATAGTAAAATAGGTTTCAGCAACAAGCATCGGCCTATTGTGGCGGCGATTTTGCCCCTGGGATCAGCTTGCCTTGGCAGCCCCAGACCATCAAAAAATAGTTGTTTTAGCGTTGGCGATCGCCTGACCGATGTTGTGTCATCCGCCCTCGCCCTTGTGGTGTTTAGGTGCAGCGATGCGGGCATAAAGGATTTGATTTTTTGTGTAGAAATTGCGGGAATATTTTTCCCCTGATGAGCAACAGCAATCCTGACCCGACCTGTAAAAATCAGTTTGAAGGAACAATGCTTACCTCAAAATATGTCCTGGCGTTAGATTTGGGTACGACAGGCAACCGCGCTTTATTGTTTAACCGCAACGGCGACCTCATCGCCCAAGCCTACAAAGAGCTCACCCAGTATTATCCCCAGCCCGGTTGGGTCGAACATGACGCCAGTGAAATCTGGAACGATACCCAGGCCGTACTCCGGCAGGTGCTCAATAACAATAATCTCGATGTCCGCGACATTGCGGCGATCGGCCTCACCGTCCAGCGGGAAACCTGTTTACTCTGGGATAAAACGACAGGAAAACCCCTCCACCGGGCGATCGTTTGGCAAGACCGCCGCACCGCCCCCCTCTGTCAAACCTTAAGTGCCGCCGGGAAAGCTGCCGAAATTTATGAAAAGACGGGCCTTGTTTTAGATGCTTATTTTTCGGCAACAAAATTACATTGGTTACTAAACTGGGCCTGGGAAAATAGCACCGTAAAGCCGGAAAATATCCTCGCGGGCACCATCGACACCTGGATCCTCTGGAACCTCACGGGGGGAAAAGTCCATCGCACCGACCACAGCAATGCCAGCCGGACAATGCTGCTCAATCTCCAGACCCAGGACTGGGATCTAGATTTATTGGATCTGTTCGACATCCCCGCCCAGATAATGCCGACGGTGCAGTCTAGTCTGGGTGAGTTTGGCACCACAGATCCTGCCCTCTTTGGAGCGGCCATTCCAATTACTGCGATTTTTGGGGATCAACAGGCGGCCCTCTATGCCCATGGTTGCGATCGCCCGGGGTTATTAAAATGCACCTATGGCACGGGGGCTTTTTTGGTGGCCCACACGGGGGATCAAATTAAGCGATCGCAGCACCAACTTTTAAGCACCATTGCCTGTACCCAGCCCAGCAGGGATGGGACAAACCTCCAGGTCGGCTATGCCCTCGAAGGCAGTATGTTTACTGCCGGGGCCTGTATCCAATGGTTGCGAGATGGCTTGCAAATTATTGACACCGCCGCCGAAACTGATGCCCTCGCCCAAACGGTTGAAAACAACGGCGGCGCTTATTTTGTGCCCGCGCTCAGCGGCCTGGGAGCGCCCCACTGGGATATGAGCGCCCGGGGTGCTTTCCTTGGTTTGACCAGGGGCGTCAAAAAAGAACATCTGGTGCGGGCTGTCCTGGAGGCGATCGCCTACCAAGTTAAGGAAGTGGTCGATGCCATTAACCAAGATTCCGGCACACCGATCCAGGAGCTAAAGGTTGATGGAGGGGCCTGCCATAACAATTTCTTGATGCAGTTTCAGGCCGATGTCTTGGGGATCCCCGTCGAACGGCCCGCCATGCTTGATGCCACCGCCCAAGGGGCCGCTTTTGCTGCCGGATTAGCAGTCGGTTTTTGGGACGATTACCAAACCCTTGTGCAAAATCGCAAAATTGACCACGTCTTTAAACCCAGTGCCAATGCTACCCAAGCTCAAGAGTATTTTAAAACCTGGCAAAAAGCCGTCGAACGCGCCAAAAATTGGGTCTAACCCCCTCTGCCTACGGCATCTCCCCCGAGGGAGAAATTCCCTCTGTTTTTACAGCACTCAACCCTTTATTCCCCTCCTCAGGGAGGACTAGGGATGGGTTTAGGGGGATGTAAACCACTCACTTAACGAAGGATTTATGACTGTTTTAGCGCTCCATGACCAACATTATTCCCTGGATCATGCAGCTTTTCTCGAAACCCTGAGCACCACCAAAAATTTACTGATTATTCAAGATCTTGATGGCGTCTGTATGGGCCTTGTTAAAGATCCCCTCACCCGCACAATCGACCCTGATTACATCCGCGCTAGCCGTAAGTTTAAGGATCACTTTTTTGTTTTGACCAATGGCGAACATGGAGGGAAACGGGGTGTCAATCGTATCGTCGAGCGGGCATTTCGGAACATTGACGCCAAGCATGAAATTAGTTATCTGCCCGGCTTGGCTGCTGGGGGGGTGCAATGGCAGACTGATCAGGGCCAAATTTCCCATCCTGGAGTCAGCCAAGCAGAACTGAATTTTCTCGCGACTGTGCCGGATTTGATCGGTCAATGTCTGCAGCAATTTTTTGCAAAGTACCCCGATCTTTTTCCGACGGACAATCAACCGGAGCTGATCCATGCGTCGGTTTTAGATAATCTCGTTTCGCCGAC
The nucleotide sequence above comes from [Synechococcus] sp. NIES-970. Encoded proteins:
- a CDS encoding sugar (Glycoside-Pentoside-Hexuronide) transporter, which encodes MSDAPQSPTSFQLPALTPSTQMAYGAGTVGVSMTGNILVFFVLFFFTDVAGLPADKSALILVVGKVMDAISDPIVGWLSDHTDSRWGRRFPWMIFGVVPFALCFVAMWMIPNLGTDGLFFYYATLALIFNTAYTVIFLPYVALTPELTFDYNERTQLNGFRFTFAIGSSILALALAQGIFRLVPDIAQRYLVLAVITAAIALGTMYWSVRGTWQRVQLMEQYRRQHKQRYQPRLSLLQQVQIIFSNRPFLLVMGIYLCSWLGAQLTAVVMQYFVVSWMGLSDFVFTQFALVVQGTALGMLFIWSRLSRRWGKRTVYALGIGLWVVAQAGLFFLQPGQVGLLFCLGFMAGLGVSTAYLIPWSMLPDVIELDELRTGQRREGIFYAFMVMLQKLGIAFGIYIVGQALSWAGYIERVPGSPPAVQPDSALWVIRLVIGPFGTVLLLGGLILAYFYPITATVHAEIRRQLEAGDRQQIPTETKP
- the glpK gene encoding glycerol kinase, yielding MSNSNPDPTCKNQFEGTMLTSKYVLALDLGTTGNRALLFNRNGDLIAQAYKELTQYYPQPGWVEHDASEIWNDTQAVLRQVLNNNNLDVRDIAAIGLTVQRETCLLWDKTTGKPLHRAIVWQDRRTAPLCQTLSAAGKAAEIYEKTGLVLDAYFSATKLHWLLNWAWENSTVKPENILAGTIDTWILWNLTGGKVHRTDHSNASRTMLLNLQTQDWDLDLLDLFDIPAQIMPTVQSSLGEFGTTDPALFGAAIPITAIFGDQQAALYAHGCDRPGLLKCTYGTGAFLVAHTGDQIKRSQHQLLSTIACTQPSRDGTNLQVGYALEGSMFTAGACIQWLRDGLQIIDTAAETDALAQTVENNGGAYFVPALSGLGAPHWDMSARGAFLGLTRGVKKEHLVRAVLEAIAYQVKEVVDAINQDSGTPIQELKVDGGACHNNFLMQFQADVLGIPVERPAMLDATAQGAAFAAGLAVGFWDDYQTLVQNRKIDHVFKPSANATQAQEYFKTWQKAVERAKNWV